Proteins encoded in a region of the Misgurnus anguillicaudatus chromosome 9, ASM2758022v2, whole genome shotgun sequence genome:
- the LOC129423945 gene encoding uncharacterized protein isoform X2 produces the protein MIIRCSEMNFSFVLISGLIFSCFCSKVTCLYEEISVNQSPNNITVNESESAEISCCWTKTTFDVKVVWLKNERRVSGEPHVYQKSPVENCSTLHITNITPNDTGEYVCKVIQDIPILRHFIGSKTILTVIYKEQSTKTPTTTGNVTSSVTSSVRPPSIKKNVESSHLTLSLSLAAAVGLLTLCLIFTVCKMRNSCKKSDRVVIHQTPHSDGEEHENNESEELNSNSSRGSLQWYQVPVYWSYFDVQRDKEEADQAQAE, from the exons ATGATCATTAGATGTTCAGAGATGAATTTTTCCTTTGTTCTGATCTCTGGTCTCATCTTTTCCTGCTTTTGCTCCAAAG TCACATGTCTGTATGAGGAGATATCTGTAAATCAGAGCCCAAACAACATTACTGTGAATGAATCTGAATCTGCTGAAATCTCCTGCTGCTGGACAAAGACAACATTTGATGTTAAAGTTGTTTGGCTTAAGAATGAGAGAAGAGTTTCAGGAGAACCTCATGTGTATCAAAAGTCTCCAGTGGAGAACTGCAGTACTCTACACATCACAAACATAACTCCAAATGACACAGGAGAATATGTATGTAAAGTGATACAAGACATACCAATCCTGCGTCACTTTATTGGAAGTAAAACCATCTTAACAGTCATTTACAAAGAACAAAGCACCAAGACACCAACAACTACAG GCAATGTTACATCAAGTGTTACATCAAGTGTTCGACCACCTTCCATCAAGAAAAACGTTGAATCTTCACATTTGACTCTGTCTTTATCTCTGGCCGCTGCTGTCGGCCTGTTGACTCTCTGTTTGATCTTTACTGTCTGCAAGATGAGAAACTCCTGTAAAAAATCAG ATCGAGTGGTCATTCACCAGACCCCTCACAGTGATGGAGAGGAGCATGAAAATAATGAGTCGGAGGAGCTGAACTCAAACTCTTCACGAGGATCTCTACAATGG TATCAAGTTCCTGTTTACTGGTCTTATTTTGATGTACAGAGAGATAAAGAAGAAGCTGACCAAGCACAAGCAGAATAA
- the LOC129423945 gene encoding uncharacterized protein isoform X1 — MIIRCSEMNFSFVLISGLIFSCFCSKVTCLYEEISVNQSPNNITVNESESAEISCCWTKTTFDVKVVWLKNERRVSGEPHVYQKSPVENCSTLHITNITPNDTGEYVCKVIQDIPILRHFIGSKTILTVIYKEQSTKTPTTTDSVYLTSSVVPVTTSVPSAKKPVLIDHPKTNSEDKTSLDGHFVDSSNESEVVVIYIFRCLPFLTLVAAFFYLNRDDKRAITSKTDQCAVISEEQPKEDVESGDKCRNDTEDVKLGVIASVEEEDDITTEKPESSVENKEEKVKVILDTEGVTVQTSNNEEVPATTVGDIVVSAL; from the exons ATGATCATTAGATGTTCAGAGATGAATTTTTCCTTTGTTCTGATCTCTGGTCTCATCTTTTCCTGCTTTTGCTCCAAAG TCACATGTCTGTATGAGGAGATATCTGTAAATCAGAGCCCAAACAACATTACTGTGAATGAATCTGAATCTGCTGAAATCTCCTGCTGCTGGACAAAGACAACATTTGATGTTAAAGTTGTTTGGCTTAAGAATGAGAGAAGAGTTTCAGGAGAACCTCATGTGTATCAAAAGTCTCCAGTGGAGAACTGCAGTACTCTACACATCACAAACATAACTCCAAATGACACAGGAGAATATGTATGTAAAGTGATACAAGACATACCAATCCTGCGTCACTTTATTGGAAGTAAAACCATCTTAACAGTCATTTACAAAGAACAAAGCACCAAGACACCAACAACTACAG ACAGTGTTTATCTCACTTCTTCAGTGGTCCCAGTAACCACCAGTGTCCCATCAGCCA aaaagccAGTTTTGATAGACCATCCGAAGACAAATTCAGAAGATAAGACCTCTTTGGATGGACATTTTGTGGACTCTTCAAATGAAA GTGAAGTTGTGGTCATTTACATTTTCAGATGTTTGCCATTTTTAACTCTGGTGGCGGCATTCTTTTACCTAAACAGAGATGATAAAAGAGCCATCACATCAAAAACAG ATCAATGTGCAGTAATATCAGAAGAGCAACCGAAGGAAGATGTGGAATCAGGAGATAAATGCAGAAATGACACTGAAGATGTGAAACTGGGTGTGATAGCTTCTGTGGAGGAGGAAGATGATATTACCACAGAGAAACCTGAAAGTTCAGTGGAAAACAAAGAGGAGAAAGTAAAAGTAATTCTGGACACTGAAGGTGTGACGGTTCAAACATCTAATAATGAAGAAGTTCCTGCTACTACTGTTGGCGACATTGTGGTTTCAGCTCTCTGA